From the genome of Salvia splendens isolate huo1 chromosome 7, SspV2, whole genome shotgun sequence:
gaggaagaaattggGAAGAAGAGAGAAATAGAAATATGGCAAAAAGTTGGATTAAAATGTGCACTATATGTCAAATCTTCTTTCACTCTTATCACAAATAGACTAAAATATCCTTTAGAAGTTTGAGTTTaattttgccaaaaaaatatatctaaaaagtgaaaaagtactttaaataatatttaatcaaatttgAAACACTTCTAGTGATACTTTTAAAGTTTTGGTACCTAATTTGATACCAATCCATAGTTGAAAAATCTAAAAACTATTCACTCTTATTTAACAtattctactttattttatatactgTATCCGACTCCTCAAGGTTAGATTTCTTGATTCGTCACTAACCCTACAAAACATTATGTTAGTGACGAAAAGGGCAAAACTTACATAAAATAATGAAAGTTGAAAGAACACTAGCATTAAGCCCAACTAATCgttaaattaaacaattttatgaaaaatatttgTCGCTTAGAATAGCAACCTCATAAATCATACGCACATTGTCCCGCGTCTTAAAGCAAAACTTTCTTTTTCTACACGAATTTTTATATAATGTTACTTTATGATTTAAAGTGAAGTTTTACAcgaaattttattatttcataatttaagtgaaaaaagaataaagtaaatattaACTCAaccataaaaatagataaagttgtATATAGCACagattttaatacataatttagTAAGTACGAGAGTGagaaaaaatgtgattaaagtattgttagtggattgAGAGGTCTATATTATTTGTAGTGTttaaaatttttcattttttagaacTGGTCTAATTTTTATAGACAAAGCTTACAAGATATctccattttaagaaatgtgtgaaatgtcaaaaaaaaagaaaaaattcgaaaataggTCACTGGAACatcttaaaaatgaaaatgagcaAGTGGCATTGAAATGGAAATGTGAACAGAAAATAATCCATACTTTATTGAGTAAACAAGGGCatcataattatttaaatttagcatcataattatttaaatttagcATCATAATGGAAATGCCTCGAATATAACATTTACACCAGGAAATATTGGACTGATAGAAACTAAAATTTGAATGATTACACAAGATTTGATACAACCAAATGCCAAGCTGCATAGACACAAATACAACACAATGATCATCCAAAAGAGATGAAATACAAATGTTGTGCGATTTGTGTCCAAGAGACATAGCTAAGACTTCTAAATTCTAATCTTGTTTTCTTTTACATGCTATAATCAATTCAACCATCGAAACGAATCTGAAGGTGGTCTACTTTGTCCGGATCATGAAATTGTATTGTGCAAAAACATAAGTTATAACAGTCCTGTCCTACCTCCAAGTTGCAAGCTACCCGTAGAATCGGGATTACAGTTTTCATGTCCTATTTGCTGCCTTTAAATGCTGAAAGAGAGAAGAATGACCTTGTTGCTGAAAGAAAATGTATACAAATTTATTACACAATATTGAAATCATACGGCGTACGGAAGCAGAATGGAAAAGGCAAAATCTAATTTACCTTTCGTTACAGTCCCAGAAGCAGAAACATTTCCCTCCTGAAACTGCTGAGATAAACTCTGGGCATCAAGCTTCCTAATTCTTGCTtgagctgaaacacaaaatgtttcatcaTGAGGCCATATTTATCACATAGGATAAACTACTTCAGCAACAAATCATGAATGTGTAGTTATAGCATATTGCTTTAAAATATGAAGGAGTGGCAGGTTATGTTCTATTCTCAAAGACTTCACAACAAGAATTTAAGCTTTAACACCATTACCATGTTGTTCATAATCAGAGAAGTTCTTCTGGTGCCCATTGTTCTTTGAATGATGGGTTGCTATCCTCAACAGATTTTCAGCACTTCTCTTGCTTGTGAATCTGGAATCATCAGAATCGTCCTCTCCTTCAGAAAAGACAGATGGGCTAGACCAACCTGTTGAGTTCGCATCAGTTTTACTCTTGCGGGCAAATTTTAACAGCCTCTTTAACCCTTTGGGTGCATCTTTGTGGTAGACCATTGCTGGAGGATTTTCAGCAATCCCCCATTCACTGGAATCAGGTTCACTGCTCTCCTCAAGAAGCATCTGTGATAGGGAATGACGAATTCGAGGACTTGACGCTTCAATAGGCGCCTTATAAGCTGGTGAAACCCCTTTTTGGTTACTGTATTCAACAGAGTTCATGGAGTGATCTTGCTCCTCTATTTCCACCCAAGCTGTTGGTGAGATGGTCAATTCTTCTTCAGCCTCAGCCTCAGCCTCAGCCTCAGCATCAGCTTTCAATTTAGGCTCTTCTACTCTGGCGGTGCTATCACCAGTGGTAGGGTTAACCTCACCTAAATCTTCCTTGACGTTACATTGTGGGGGACTCTTTGTGCTGGTCCCAGATTCTGTGCAAGTGTGAACTTTAAAGTCTTCGTTTTCCCTTTCTTCATGCTGACCAGCTAAATCAGATGACTTAGAAACTGTTGGTTTGTCATCGGCCAGCATCAGATACCCAGCCTTCCTCAATGGTTCTGGAGGAGATGCTTTTTTCTTCACAGTTGGATTAACACTGGAGGTATTTTTAGAGCCTTTACGAAGAAAAGGCTTTGATTCCAATGGAACTACACTGTTCTTCTTTGTCACCTTGTTATATAAATTAGGTTTCGCAGAGGAAACAAGATTTTCTTCTGTGGCAGTTTGAACGTTGCTTTTGACAGTTTTCTTAGACTTAGTCACAGATTGCTTTTGTTCAATGGCAGGTTTCAGGGTCTTCTTGCAGTCATTTTGATTCGGCGTTACAGATTTTGCTTGTATTCGAGATGTCTCTACTTTTGAGCTAACCTGAGAAGCCGGCACTGTTTGCTGTGGCCTTCTACGAGTTGGCACAGCACCAGAAGCTGATTGCAGACTCTGGGTTTTAGCAGGAGATGGCCCTCTAGTTCCAGGGGATTGCCCTCTAGCTGCGGGAGATGGAATCGATGGCCATGATTTACGAGTGGCAGGCAATGAAGAAGCTTTTGTAGATACTTTCTTAACAGCCCCAGCTCTAGGGTTTTCTACCTTGGGATTTACTGGTGGAGATGCAATAATTTGTGGTTTCTGGAGCTTCTTCACATTATGTTTTCTACCAATATCACCATTTGCTGGGCTCAGTTGTGATTTTTTTGTATCAATATTTTGTTGCATCCCTTTAAGGTGTTTgtcttttccttctcttttttttgtagCTTCTCCCCGAAGTTTCTCATCCCTCTTCTCCTTGTAGTGATCATAAAATCCACCTCTCTTCTCAGACGGCAAGCTTTGTCTTTTGCTACCAGCTGGCACAGCAGTACGAGTTTTCACAGGTTTGGTTTCCATCATCTTCATCAGCAGTTCATTTAGTTCTGCTTCCTTTTGACGGCTCCACTCTGCTGAGGTGACTATTTTTTCATTAATGTCAGTTGATTCAGTCGGACAAGTATCCTCTTGCATAACCATAGGAGTGCATGTTTCTTTTTCAGGTGAATTCAACTTTGCATCTGATTCACAATGCTCAAAAGGGAAGTCTTCTGAAGCAACTACCTGCTCTGCTTTGGACTTTTGGGAACTATATATTACTTCCTTGCTTTCTACATTATTTAGAATCTCAGTAGCAGAATCCTCAGTAACATCATCTTGAGGACATTGTGAAGAATCTTCGCCCATTCCACTGCTCCATCTTCTCAATACAGACTTGTTCACTCCAATTGATGCACTCAACAAGGAGCTAGCCTTCTGACTATCCAATGTTTGATCCTTCTGTTTTCTTTCAAAAAGATTTATCGCATCTTGTACACTCATTCTCTTCGCATTATTCTCTGGTTTTCTGAGCCCTTGCTCCAAGCAATCTTCATCACTATCATCTGCAGAGTCTTTAGGTAACATTCTATCCCGGGAAGGAAAATAGTTCAGACTTTTAATAGTTATTGCAGTAGACCTTCGAGATCCAGATCGTCCAATTTGTACCCTCCGCATTGGAGATGCTGACCTCCTAGGTGAAGCAGATCTTATAAGAGTCCGACTTCTTTCCGTGGACGGTTGCTCTTCCTCACTTGAAAAAGAAGATTCATCACTTCCTGTTGAGCTTTGCCTCTCTACCTGTGCCGCTTTGGCAGGTGAGACGCCATATATTACTGGAAGCTCTGAACAAGGAGATTTAATTGGATGATTGCTCCTTTCTCTCGGTTTTAACCCATCATTTTCTGAAATTTCAACAGCCTGAGCTCCATGTCTCAGTTCTAAATATTTTCCTAATGAATCACTGCAATGAATACATGATAGGCATTATAAATAGATCCACAGTTTCTGCAATGCAGAGAAGTTAAAACTTTGACAAGGAAAACAATCAGCCCAGCTCATAACAGCCAAGAGTACCTCAAATCTGTTGATCCAAGATGTCGAGAAAACTTTTCTACATCAGTCATCTCCTCCACAGAGTATCGAGAACCAGCAGCTTGGTCAAAAGCAGTTGTCAACTCATCTCGCAGGGCATTAAGCCTCAAGTCCATGGCCCGCAACAATTCATTCCTGCAGGCCACCAATTGTCAGAGTACAGATATGGTAATTGGAACTTTAAGTAGCAGCAGACAAGTAACAGACATACTTGGAAGCACTTGAGTTGTCAGCCTGCACACAAGCCATTACCAGAATAGGCAGTTAATATAACACCGACAAAGATCTTCAATCTAGATTGAACAAAGCAACAAACTTGAAAAGGCGTAAGATCAACTCACTTCTGCTGTAGATCCTGCGTCATCCGTGCAGTTGTCATCTGACAGAGGAAAATAAGGGAAACTTAACTTTGTATTTGGATATAAATGACGGCAAGCTTCTATTCCCTAACAATAGAGACTGCTCTCAGCTGGGTTTTCTTTTTGTTAGGCAAGAGGTTATTCCTAGAATATACATGCATAAGACCTTTTTGTGTTGAGTATTCAAATAAAACCAGAAAAATGTTGCTTATTAAAGACAGTTGTGAATTACAAATAGACATCCTTAAAGCACATTGCCCTCAAATCAAGGTATGAGGAC
Proteins encoded in this window:
- the LOC121741565 gene encoding uncharacterized protein LOC121741565 → MEAVKDANIPVDYIEFHIFPSQNRYEACVCYANKKEKVKSGLLEHLLLHSVDIKALHSKGSDDKYKLSTPENLHGNEWFTKSTLIRFLRIIGSEDILEVTNSLKDEISQLEEARSFHLSLYAKGKEYQFQSGLSDDNCTDDAGSTAEADNSSASKNELLRAMDLRLNALRDELTTAFDQAAGSRYSVEEMTDVEKFSRHLGSTDLSDSLGKYLELRHGAQAVEISENDGLKPRERSNHPIKSPCSELPVIYGVSPAKAAQVERQSSTGSDESSFSSEEEQPSTERSRTLIRSASPRRSASPMRRVQIGRSGSRRSTAITIKSLNYFPSRDRMLPKDSADDSDEDCLEQGLRKPENNAKRMSVQDAINLFERKQKDQTLDSQKASSLLSASIGVNKSVLRRWSSGMGEDSSQCPQDDVTEDSATEILNNVESKEVIYSSQKSKAEQVVASEDFPFEHCESDAKLNSPEKETCTPMVMQEDTCPTESTDINEKIVTSAEWSRQKEAELNELLMKMMETKPVKTRTAVPAGSKRQSLPSEKRGGFYDHYKEKRDEKLRGEATKKREGKDKHLKGMQQNIDTKKSQLSPANGDIGRKHNVKKLQKPQIIASPPVNPKVENPRAGAVKKVSTKASSLPATRKSWPSIPSPAARGQSPGTRGPSPAKTQSLQSASGAVPTRRRPQQTVPASQVSSKVETSRIQAKSVTPNQNDCKKTLKPAIEQKQSVTKSKKTVKSNVQTATEENLVSSAKPNLYNKVTKKNSVVPLESKPFLRKGSKNTSSVNPTVKKKASPPEPLRKAGYLMLADDKPTVSKSSDLAGQHEERENEDFKVHTCTESGTSTKSPPQCNVKEDLGEVNPTTGDSTARVEEPKLKADAEAEAEAEAEEELTISPTAWVEIEEQDHSMNSVEYSNQKGVSPAYKAPIEASSPRIRHSLSQMLLEESSEPDSSEWGIAENPPAMVYHKDAPKGLKRLLKFARKSKTDANSTGWSSPSVFSEGEDDSDDSRFTSKRSAENLLRIATHHSKNNGHQKNFSDYEQHAQARIRKLDAQSLSQQFQEGNVSASGTVTKATRSFFSLSAFKGSK